In one window of Hugenholtzia roseola DSM 9546 DNA:
- a CDS encoding CBS domain-containing protein, with amino-acid sequence MTHTQDPHLNTAAELINDLIPPLQGKDSIRKALGWMDGFRLTQLPVVENHLYKGMVTEDLLFEMNNPEAPISEVETEFADIFVSEHQHFFEVLKVASDHQLRIVPVLNAQKHFLGVITIRDTVAALARTYATQSKGSIFVLALDYVDYSLAHVSRLIEENNAKILSSYVDIHHNDPNKIKLTLKVNTDELTHILATLERFGYRIIAKFQETPQVELEQERLDLLFRYLDL; translated from the coding sequence ATGACGCACACACAAGACCCTCACCTGAATACCGCCGCCGAACTTATCAATGACCTAATTCCGCCCCTACAAGGCAAGGATAGCATCAGAAAAGCCTTAGGGTGGATGGACGGTTTCCGCCTGACCCAACTGCCCGTAGTGGAAAATCATCTCTACAAGGGCATGGTAACGGAAGACCTGCTCTTTGAGATGAACAATCCCGAAGCTCCTATTAGCGAGGTAGAAACCGAGTTTGCCGATATTTTCGTCAGCGAGCATCAGCACTTTTTCGAGGTCTTGAAGGTTGCCAGCGACCACCAACTGCGTATCGTGCCTGTCCTCAACGCCCAAAAACACTTTTTGGGCGTTATCACAATCCGCGACACTGTGGCAGCTTTGGCGCGTACCTACGCCACACAAAGCAAGGGCAGCATCTTTGTCTTGGCATTGGACTATGTAGATTATTCCTTAGCGCACGTGAGCCGCTTGATAGAGGAAAACAACGCCAAAATTTTGAGCAGCTATGTCGATATTCACCACAACGACCCCAACAAAATCAAGCTCACTCTCAAAGTCAATACCGACGAACTGACGCATATCTTAGCCACTCTGGAACGATTTGGCTATCGCATTATCGCCAAATTTCAGGAAACGCCACAAGTGGAACTCGAACAAGAAAGGCTCGATTTGCTCTTTCGCTACCTCGACCTATAA